From the genome of Rhododendron vialii isolate Sample 1 chromosome 10a, ASM3025357v1:
GCAGAGAAATCccgtttcctttatttctttcttttttcagcttacaaaatagttttttttcctttccatacATATGTAGGACTGGTATGGGGTTTCCATTCAGATTATAAGTGAAATAATATATGTTCGTTACCATGTGAAAGTTGATTTCTGAAAGCGACGATGGTGTAGGGAAAGTTGATATGTCAAATTGGAGAAAGCTGGATTCAAGGATCTTGGGTTTGACCCAATCTATGATATCTTCATCCTCGTTGATTGTTCTGAAGATTCTACAGGGCGCAGGTGATgttttgttccctttttttttttgggcacattttcataattttgccCACATCTTCAGCACACATGCTGTTTTAGATGCATTTACATTGAAAATGTTCATTAAGATTAGCTACTCTACATCGTCATATGATACATTTGTATTGAGCAACCAAGCATGGTTCTTCCCCactccctctttctttttcctttcaaatacGTACTGTTTAGTCTGTTTGAGACTTTGAGTACAAGTTGCGGGATTTAATGTCTAACTAATTATGGACATACCCTCATTTTCTCTATCTCCAAAATAACCAATTAGCAGACGCTCCCTCATTTCAGATCAATGGTAAGCTACTAAGCTTATCTAGTGCACATGGGTGTGAACTTTTGTTGACCAAGTACGGttttcacatttttcttttccattgtaCAGGAAAAATGTCTGTTTGATTTGGTCTTGTAGCATTGGCATGAGACTTAAGGCATCTCTATGGGGAAGTCATCCATTCATCCATTTCTTTTGCCACTTGGTTGAAGAGCTTTGACATATAAACATTTTTTGCAGTCTTAAGTAACCTTTTCATTGTTTACTCCTTTTGAGATTCTGAATTATATTTGATTTGGAGAGAGTAGAACAAATTCCTTCAAGGAGAGTTCAGTTTTAAAGTTTGCAAGCCTATATTGGAAGTTGGCCTTGTTGCCTGAACTTCTTTTTCTAGACTAGTTTGTTGTGTTTTCCTTGTGCAGAGGAGATTTCGGCATGTAGTACTGAGATTCAAACCTTCGTAAGGTGTAGTAATTTGAAATGACAAGGAATGGAGATAATAGTGAGGCTCTCGAGTCTATACCACTCTTTGCACATTGGAGGGGCTTTCCCCTTTACAATCAAATGTTGCACCATGGGGAATGCTGCCCCTCAATAACACCATTAGAATAATAGCAGATCCATTTTGCTCAGGAGTAGAGGGAAACATAAGGAGTTATTTCTATCTTGAATTTCCTCTACAGTGCTTTTACACGTGCGCTTGCTGTCATTATGGGTCCCTTGTTTGCAGTGCTTTCACCCCTTTTTCtgtaaatttttgttcttaaagAGTCTTCAATATGCAGGGTTTGATGCCTACTTAGTAGGTGGATGTGTGAGAGATTTACTATTAAATAAAGTGCCAAAGGATTTTGATGTGGTCACCACAGCTACGCTTAAACAGGTATTTTAGGTTGTATTTTATAATATTGGAAACGCCAGAGACTAGTAAGTATGTTTGGATCGTAAAGTTCAAACAGTAAATATTgacttgtattttctttttggtttcagATAAAAAAGGAGTTTAATCGGTGTTTAATTGTCGGACAGCGTTTTCCTATATGTCATGTGCATGTCAGAGGTTCTGTTGTTGAGGTCGGTGGTGCATTTAGTATTTTAAAAGCTACTGCAAAACTATTTCTTTGAGTTGATTATTAGTCCAGTCTTTCTTTAGTATCATATCTTGCATTGGTACTTTCCATCATATGATCCTTGTTGTCAATCTGTTATTTTGAACCAGGTATCCAGTTTTGAAACAGCAGCAAAAAATggtaaagaaaaacaaaaaactattttttctcaaatgcCCCCAGGCTGTGACAAAAAGGATTTTGTTCGCTGGAGGGACAGCATGCGTCGGGACTTCACGATTAACAGGTTGCTCCTTATTTTCTGTGCATATAATGTCCTATGCTATGGGGAAAAGTTATGGTGAATTGGGTTATGAAGTTCTGGGTTTCGAATTATGAGGAATTTATTTTCCCCCCATGCCGCTGATGTATCAATTTCATTTGAATGAATACTCATTTATGTTATCTGAACCCTTTTGAGCTTCTTTGGTTCCACATGACTAATGAAGattatttttctgaaattgtTGAAGCAGTTTATTCTTTGACCCCTTTGTGAATAAGATTTATGATTATACCGGTGGAATGATGGATTTAAGGACATTAAAGGTGATTCTCATTACCTTTTGGTGGAAGAACCCTGCATTTATGCAATTGCATTTAGTCTATAATTTTGAAGCTTAAcgagtttatatttttttatccctGTTGATTTGCATTCAGCTGCAAACGTTAATCCCTGCTCAGCTGTCCTTTAAAGAGGATTGTGGTTAGTTTATCCATCTTCAATCTACAAATTCATTTAGAAACATGACTTGTGGAGCCAGTGGGGGAATGTGGTATAAAAACTACAATGATGTTTACATATTGTCCTTCATCCAGCGAGAATCCTGCGGGGCTTGAGAATTGCAGCTCGTCTTGGTTTGTCTTTGTCGAAGGAAACTGAGATTGCTATACATAAACTCTCGTCCTCCATTGCAAAATTATCCAAGGTATTTGAAACGTTTGAATACTATGCTACACTGCATTTTGGTATTCCTCTATTTTTGTGACCTTTGTTCAACAGATTATTCTATCGGTAATCTATCAAAGTACCTTTCTTTTGTCTCCGGATTCTCTTTTGTGTTAATATTTTTACTAACCTATGTAAGGGATTGTTCAGTAGCTTTCTCTTGGGATCACTCTCATCATCCACCTTTTGGTGATTAAACTCACATCCTTGTTTATTCAGACTAGAATAATGTTAGAGCTGAATTATATGCTGTCTTACGGAGCTGCTGAGCCTTCTCTCTGTCTACTGCAGAGGTTCAACCTGCTTGACATTTTGCTACCAtttcatgtaaatttttttcatttgctcCTCAACTGTCTATCCCTACGCATTTTAATTAGAAAGAAAAGCTTATATATTGAAAGATCTTCTTTAATTACAGGCAGCATACCTTGCTCAACAGGACAGTAATCACTCCTGTCAAAGTGCTGTGATGTTGATGGTAACCTTTAGTTCTAGTGTGTTCCATGGCTAATTGGGCTGTAAATTCATCCAACATGTCATTACATATTTTTTCGCTGCTTATAATCTTCCATTGATTAAAGCTTCTTTGTCAATCCCCCATGTTTAGTTTAAGTGATGATCTCTATTATCTCCTTTCTTGCACAGAAATTGTTCTTCAATTTGGATAAGTTGGTTACTTGTGATCGACCTTCAGATTGCAGATTGTGGTGAGTTGATATTTCTGTTCAATGAAAGAGTTATTTTCTCATGTCATCATTGTTGCTGCCTTATCATTGTAGTAGTGATAATTTATACACATAAAAGTCAACTTTTCATTTGTAGAAGCTGTCTAGAATAATGGACTTCCTTGTGGTAACTTTCTTATAGAGCATCGTAAATGGTGCTTCTACCATGCATATTAATTAATTGCCTTTGtgtcttttttctgttttgttaatTGCCAAATTTTTGGAACTTGCACACTTTTTCTCTCCCAAAATTTCTCCTGTTTGAGGAGCTTATAGCTGAACTTTTATGTGCGTGAGACAGGGTTGGACTTTTGGCATTTCACCTTGCATTAGTAAATCATCCCCAAGATGCTCTTGCAGTTTGGACTTTTGCTTCTGTTTTGTATCATGGGACATGGAAGGAAGGTGTTAAATTTGCAATAGAGCATGCTCAAGCACTGACTAGTTTTATACCTGAGATCTCAGAGGTCCATCACAACAGGACAGAAGATGAACTTGCACAAAGAGTTACTCAATTAGCATCGTTAGTGCAAGACTCTATAGGTGCTTTGACTGAGACTGACATCCTTGTTGATAAGATGTCCAGATTCCCAGACTTCCCGTGCTCTGATGTGGTATGTAAACTCTTCTCACTTCTGAAAATCTTTGTTGtcagaaagtaaaaacatgtgGAAGTCATATTGATTCGCTGAGGTGGTCTGACTGACCATTGTAGTCTGAGTGGC
Proteins encoded in this window:
- the LOC131304175 gene encoding uncharacterized protein LOC131304175 isoform X2; this encodes MLAWGLLQRWSELISESDDGVGKVDMSNWRKLDSRILGLTQSMISSSSLIVLKILQGAGFDAYLVGGCVRDLLLNKVPKDFDVVTTATLKQIKKEFNRCLIVGQRFPICHVHVRGSVVEVSSFETAAKNGKEKQKTIFSQMPPGCDKKDFVRWRDSMRRDFTINSLFFDPFVNKIYDYTGGMMDLRTLKLQTLIPAQLSFKEDCARILRGLRIAARLGLSLSKETEIAIHKLSSSIAKLSKTRIMLELNYMLSYGAAEPSLCLLQRFNLLDILLPFHAAYLAQQDSNHSCQSAVMLMKLFFNLDKLVTCDRPSDCRLWVGLLAFHLALVNHPQDALAVWTFASVLYHGTWKEGVKFAIEHAQALTSFIPEISEVHHNRTEDELAQRVTQLASLVQDSIGALTETDILVDKMSRFPDFPCSDVVFVPHKTAKDTARLFSMLVHDVEHYDSGRSSFNIDYELLRKGDEQETRFVLGRIVMDTMSSGVVQESKFVEAEEKHKDWALTGGTVQTRLNVGKEDRKHSLSLRNAYLQQDSVVKRHKLINEKCNLSENEIVKMKNSAATEEWKKKNKQMIEESEFPRVAKKHEKIVKKESRCTSPKEMTQKKQNMGNLLSEEIDQNQLPPDSIKQQEVVSKKKKFHFLPEEGFTENGKHKQDVAKKKPKSLVLSRLFI
- the LOC131304175 gene encoding uncharacterized protein LOC131304175 isoform X1; amino-acid sequence: MATSFRRNPLSSRIKALLTPQRLDRTLAESWAQTQFHASMGSASALERGKVDMSNWRKLDSRILGLTQSMISSSSLIVLKILQGAGFDAYLVGGCVRDLLLNKVPKDFDVVTTATLKQIKKEFNRCLIVGQRFPICHVHVRGSVVEVSSFETAAKNGKEKQKTIFSQMPPGCDKKDFVRWRDSMRRDFTINSLFFDPFVNKIYDYTGGMMDLRTLKLQTLIPAQLSFKEDCARILRGLRIAARLGLSLSKETEIAIHKLSSSIAKLSKTRIMLELNYMLSYGAAEPSLCLLQRFNLLDILLPFHAAYLAQQDSNHSCQSAVMLMKLFFNLDKLVTCDRPSDCRLWVGLLAFHLALVNHPQDALAVWTFASVLYHGTWKEGVKFAIEHAQALTSFIPEISEVHHNRTEDELAQRVTQLASLVQDSIGALTETDILVDKMSRFPDFPCSDVVFVPHKTAKDTARLFSMLVHDVEHYDSGRSSFNIDYELLRKGDEQETRFVLGRIVMDTMSSGVVQESKFVEAEEKHKDWALTGGTVQTRLNVGKEDRKHSLSLRNAYLQQDSVVKRHKLINEKCNLSENEIVKMKNSAATEEWKKKNKQMIEESEFPRVAKKHEKIVKKESRCTSPKEMTQKKQNMGNLLSEEIDQNQLPPDSIKQQEVVSKKKKFHFLPEEGFTENGKHKQDVAKKKPKSLVLSRLFI
- the LOC131304175 gene encoding uncharacterized protein LOC131304175 isoform X3 encodes the protein MATSFRRNPLSSRIKALLTPQRLDRTLAESWAQTQFHASMGSASALERGKVDMSNWRKLDSRILGLTQSMISSSSLIVLKILQGAGFDAYLVGGCVRDLLLNKVPKDFDVVTTATLKQIKKEFNRCLIVGQRFPICHVHVRGSVVEVSSFETAAKNGKEKQKTIFSQMPPGCDKKDFVRWRDSMRRDFTINSLFFDPFVNKIYDYTGGMMDLRTLKLQTLIPAQLSFKEDCARILRGLRIAARLGLSLSKETEIAIHKLSSSIAKLSKKLFFNLDKLVTCDRPSDCRLWVGLLAFHLALVNHPQDALAVWTFASVLYHGTWKEGVKFAIEHAQALTSFIPEISEVHHNRTEDELAQRVTQLASLVQDSIGALTETDILVDKMSRFPDFPCSDVVFVPHKTAKDTARLFSMLVHDVEHYDSGRSSFNIDYELLRKGDEQETRFVLGRIVMDTMSSGVVQESKFVEAEEKHKDWALTGGTVQTRLNVGKEDRKHSLSLRNAYLQQDSVVKRHKLINEKCNLSENEIVKMKNSAATEEWKKKNKQMIEESEFPRVAKKHEKIVKKESRCTSPKEMTQKKQNMGNLLSEEIDQNQLPPDSIKQQEVVSKKKKFHFLPEEGFTENGKHKQDVAKKKPKSLVLSRLFI